The Shewanella sp. NFH-SH190041 genome has a window encoding:
- a CDS encoding pyridoxal phosphate-dependent decarboxylase family protein yields the protein MNTYEKNWDANSKISNDAAGWAKYRKDMLSAFPAYYNESSDPLVSAINKAVKAVDHLRPEAEGPAYLGKNPELTIDFDHVKHISMPEKMGSTDKVIQETVALFEGLPNWGHPLTMCNVIPQANTVSIVAAVLSEIFAPNILEGEYSWNVHRAELESAGMLGNLFGWNPENTGCLYTYGGSGCWTYHVKYALSRVLRDSRQKGVRTDAKVICSHQAHYTMLNSTDWMGLGMDNIIKVRTDTHTNAMDLVHLEEILKDCHEKDIPVASVVCTMGTTDANAFDPVEGVRKLLDKYPNNGEKYGKALLYCDAVVGWAWAAFKEYDFTTNPLQFSKEIIPSLIANEKALSGIQFADAVGVDFHKVGWSPYASSCFVYKNSEEFENLLKRPGSAYLQPRSPYNPLDYTLEVSRAATGSLAGWATMKYFGYEGFQAIMGGILEDQNFLRNVLASHTETVCVNAEDHGLVTLFRAYPDGIIAEEQYRKELTDPSYKDQLIQNNMLTKAIGDKLYHWFREGKQVNGQYTPYISFSTGFRVTEYNEADTDPDAYIFALKIFPMNVHITPEIMRHAIDCVLLARDEVLSEK from the coding sequence ATGAACACATATGAAAAAAATTGGGATGCAAATAGTAAAATTTCAAATGATGCCGCTGGCTGGGCTAAATACAGAAAAGATATGTTAAGTGCTTTTCCTGCTTATTATAATGAGTCATCAGATCCATTAGTATCTGCAATTAATAAAGCAGTAAAAGCAGTTGATCATCTCCGCCCTGAAGCTGAAGGTCCTGCATATTTGGGGAAAAATCCAGAACTAACTATTGATTTTGATCACGTTAAGCATATTAGTATGCCTGAAAAAATGGGCTCAACTGATAAAGTGATACAAGAAACTGTTGCACTATTTGAAGGGTTGCCTAACTGGGGGCATCCATTAACTATGTGTAACGTCATCCCACAAGCTAACACAGTGTCAATTGTTGCTGCTGTTTTATCAGAGATATTTGCACCTAATATTCTAGAAGGTGAATATTCATGGAACGTTCACCGCGCTGAATTAGAAAGTGCTGGGATGTTAGGTAATTTATTTGGTTGGAATCCTGAAAATACAGGTTGTCTCTATACCTATGGCGGCTCAGGTTGCTGGACTTATCATGTAAAATACGCTCTAAGTAGAGTACTACGAGATTCTCGTCAAAAAGGCGTTCGTACAGATGCCAAAGTTATCTGTTCACATCAGGCACACTATACCATGTTAAATAGTACTGACTGGATGGGACTTGGTATGGATAACATAATTAAAGTCCGAACAGATACTCATACAAATGCAATGGACTTAGTTCATTTAGAAGAAATCTTAAAAGATTGTCATGAAAAAGACATTCCTGTGGCATCTGTTGTTTGTACTATGGGAACAACAGATGCTAACGCATTTGATCCTGTTGAAGGGGTACGTAAGTTACTCGACAAATACCCAAATAACGGTGAAAAATATGGTAAAGCTTTACTATATTGCGATGCTGTTGTTGGCTGGGCTTGGGCAGCATTTAAAGAGTATGACTTTACAACTAACCCACTACAATTCTCAAAAGAAATTATTCCATCACTTATCGCCAATGAAAAAGCATTATCAGGTATCCAATTTGCTGATGCCGTTGGGGTTGATTTCCACAAAGTAGGTTGGTCTCCATACGCAAGCAGTTGTTTTGTTTATAAAAACAGCGAAGAGTTTGAAAATCTGCTGAAACGTCCAGGTTCTGCATATTTACAACCTCGCTCTCCCTATAATCCTCTCGACTATACATTAGAAGTCTCCCGAGCTGCGACAGGTTCCCTGGCCGGGTGGGCGACTATGAAATATTTTGGCTATGAAGGATTCCAAGCCATTATGGGTGGGATTTTAGAAGACCAAAACTTCCTACGTAATGTATTGGCATCTCATACTGAAACTGTATGTGTTAACGCAGAAGATCATGGATTAGTCACTCTATTTAGAGCTTACCCTGATGGTATTATTGCAGAAGAGCAATATCGTAAAGAGCTAACAGATCCATCATATAAAGATCAACTTATTCAAAATAATATGTTGACAAAAGCGATAGGAGATAAACTGTACCACTGGTTCCGTGAAGGTAAACAGGTTAATGGACAGTATACACCTTATATTAGTTTTAGTACTGGATTCAGGGTCACTGAATATAATGAAGCAGATACTGATCCAGATGCATATATTTTTGCATTAAAAATATTCCCAATGAATGTTCATATTACTCCTGAAATTATGCGGCATGCTATTGACTGTGTTCTATTAGCAAGGGATGAAGTTTTATCTGAAAAATAA
- the gadC gene encoding putative glutamine/gamma-aminobutyrate antiporter GadC — MSDKVSTANKAKLTVATLAIMNITTVVSLRGFSAEAEYGITAVFYYIFAAIAFLIPVALCAAELATGWPQKGGVFNWVSKAFGHRLGFLAIYLQWLSTTIWFPTVLIFAGVSLAFIGPNQTFDQALASNRFYSGLVVLVVYWFATYISLKGLKTAAKISSLAGLVGTIIPGVILVVLASIYILAGNPVHFDLSMKDFFPDFTNFDNLVLAASIFLFFAGMEINAVHVTEVDNPSKNYPLAIISATIFTVVIFILGTLSIATIIPKHDINLVQSLLVAYDKLFAHFGLGWLGNVTAAAITLGVLGQIISIISGPSSGILQVGREGYLPLGLQKVNKNGVQKNILMCQGAIVTALVIIMTVLPSVQAAYQMISQLAVVLYLGMYILLFLSVIYLRYKEPHTPRPYKLPGGMVGMWIIAGIGLIGSTLAFVLSFIPPSQISVGSPATYVGILIIGALFFTLIPFIIYFYRKPEWLTDKEDY, encoded by the coding sequence ATGTCTGATAAAGTTTCAACTGCAAATAAAGCTAAATTAACTGTTGCAACGTTAGCAATTATGAACATTACAACAGTCGTAAGCTTACGGGGATTTTCAGCAGAAGCAGAATATGGCATTACTGCAGTATTTTACTATATCTTTGCAGCTATAGCCTTTCTTATTCCAGTTGCGTTATGTGCAGCCGAATTAGCAACAGGATGGCCTCAAAAAGGAGGGGTGTTTAATTGGGTTAGTAAAGCTTTTGGACATCGTCTGGGATTTTTAGCCATTTATTTGCAATGGTTATCAACTACTATATGGTTTCCAACAGTATTAATTTTCGCGGGTGTTTCATTAGCTTTCATTGGTCCCAATCAAACGTTTGATCAGGCATTGGCTTCTAATCGATTTTATAGTGGCCTTGTAGTTCTTGTTGTATATTGGTTTGCGACATATATTAGCCTAAAAGGATTAAAAACTGCGGCAAAAATAAGTTCACTTGCCGGGTTGGTAGGGACTATTATTCCTGGTGTTATCTTAGTTGTGCTAGCATCAATTTATATATTGGCTGGTAATCCTGTCCATTTTGATCTTTCAATGAAAGATTTTTTCCCAGATTTCACAAATTTCGATAATTTAGTTTTAGCTGCTAGCATATTTTTATTCTTTGCTGGCATGGAGATTAATGCTGTTCACGTTACAGAAGTAGATAACCCTTCAAAAAATTATCCTCTTGCAATTATTAGCGCAACGATTTTCACAGTTGTAATATTTATTTTGGGAACATTGTCAATAGCAACAATTATACCAAAACATGATATCAACTTAGTACAGAGTTTATTAGTTGCTTATGACAAATTATTTGCCCATTTTGGTCTAGGTTGGTTAGGTAATGTTACTGCAGCGGCAATAACACTTGGTGTTTTAGGGCAAATTATTTCTATCATTTCCGGCCCTTCTTCCGGGATATTACAAGTAGGTAGAGAAGGTTATTTACCCTTAGGATTACAAAAAGTAAACAAAAATGGTGTTCAAAAAAATATTTTAATGTGTCAAGGCGCGATTGTTACTGCCCTTGTTATTATTATGACTGTGCTTCCATCAGTTCAAGCGGCTTATCAAATGATAAGTCAATTAGCAGTCGTTCTTTATCTTGGTATGTATATCTTATTATTTTTATCTGTTATTTATCTTCGTTATAAAGAACCTCATACTCCTAGGCCCTATAAGCTACCTGGAGGTATGGTAGGTATGTGGATTATTGCTGGTATAGGTTTAATAGGATCAACCTTGGCATTTGTTTTAAGTTTTATTCCACCATCACAGATTTCTGTTGGCTCTCCTGCCACATATGTAGGGATACTTATTATTGGTGCCTTATTCTTTACATTAATTCCATTTATTATATATTTCTATAGAAAACCTGAGTGGTTAACTGATAAAGAAGATTATTAA
- the gadC gene encoding putative glutamine/gamma-aminobutyrate antiporter GadC has translation MNISSTKNAKISIVTFSLMNITTVLSTRGLAPEAEYGLTSIFYYLFAAIFFLIPVALVAAELATGWPQRGGVFTWIKAAFGEKFGFLAIYLQWIATTICFPTMLIFIAVSFAFIEPDYTKWLATNKYYTLIVVLAVYWFSTYTTSKGIKSAAKISAISGFIGTIIPLFLLITLGIAYVIFSHNINFVVSENVLLPDFTKFHSLVLAASVFLFYSGMEINAVHVQELNNPSKSYPFAISIASIITVILLVLGTLAISAVIPKANLNLVESLFATYDTIFRYFHIPWMSHIITSCIAIGVFGQVTVIVAGPSTGLFAVGQQGYLPTLLQKFNKHNVQMPILYIQGIIVTVLSLLLIILPSVQSTFQILGQLAAILYLSMYMLMFLSVIYLRYKEPETPRPYKIPGGKFGIWVIAGVGFIASLLAFILSFIPPSQINTGNSINYIFILFISTLLFISIPFVILKYKKKSWLNN, from the coding sequence ATGAATATTTCCTCAACAAAAAATGCAAAAATAAGTATTGTGACTTTTTCCCTTATGAATATCACAACCGTTTTAAGCACAAGGGGATTAGCACCAGAAGCGGAATATGGTCTAACATCAATATTCTATTATCTATTTGCTGCAATTTTCTTTCTAATTCCTGTCGCATTAGTCGCTGCAGAATTGGCTACAGGTTGGCCTCAAAGAGGAGGGGTATTTACTTGGATAAAGGCTGCTTTTGGTGAAAAATTTGGATTCTTAGCTATCTATTTACAATGGATAGCAACAACTATTTGCTTTCCAACAATGCTAATATTTATTGCAGTCTCTTTTGCCTTTATAGAACCTGACTATACAAAATGGTTAGCAACAAATAAATATTATACTTTAATTGTAGTATTAGCTGTTTATTGGTTTTCTACATATACTACATCAAAAGGGATCAAATCTGCGGCTAAAATTAGTGCGATATCAGGTTTTATTGGCACTATCATTCCTTTATTTCTTCTAATTACATTGGGTATAGCTTATGTGATATTCAGTCACAACATAAATTTTGTAGTTTCTGAAAATGTCTTACTCCCTGATTTTACAAAGTTTCATAGTTTAGTTCTAGCTGCTAGCGTATTTCTATTCTATTCCGGAATGGAAATTAATGCTGTTCACGTTCAAGAATTAAATAATCCATCTAAAAGCTATCCATTTGCAATTTCAATTGCTTCTATCATAACCGTGATTTTATTAGTGTTAGGAACACTGGCTATTAGTGCGGTAATTCCAAAAGCAAACCTTAATCTCGTTGAAAGCTTATTTGCTACTTATGATACTATTTTTCGTTATTTCCATATTCCATGGATGAGTCATATCATCACCTCATGTATTGCTATTGGAGTTTTTGGACAAGTAACTGTTATCGTCGCTGGCCCTTCTACAGGACTCTTTGCTGTTGGCCAACAGGGGTATTTACCAACGTTACTACAGAAATTTAATAAACATAATGTGCAAATGCCGATTTTATATATACAAGGTATTATTGTTACCGTTTTATCTTTATTACTAATTATATTACCTTCAGTACAATCAACTTTTCAGATATTAGGTCAATTGGCAGCAATATTATATTTATCCATGTATATGCTTATGTTTTTATCTGTTATTTATCTTAGATATAAAGAACCAGAAACACCTAGACCATATAAAATCCCTGGTGGAAAATTTGGAATATGGGTTATAGCTGGAGTAGGTTTTATTGCCAGTTTATTAGCCTTCATTCTAAGCTTTATTCCACCATCACAAATTAATACCGGAAATAGCATTAATTACATTTTCATATTGTTCATATCTACTTTATTATTTATTTCAATTCCATTTGTCATTTTAAAATATAAGAAAAAGAGCTGGTTGAATAATTAG
- a CDS encoding aromatic amino acid transport family protein → MQNNRFFGSLLIISGTTIGAGMLALPLASAGLGFPLAALLMVIIWALMSYTALLMLELHQHAPADATLHTLAKQHLGRSGQLIAGCAMLFLFYALCAAYIAGGAEQLSAKFTFFSDTGIPHWFSALLLTAIVAGLITLGTRSVDMINRGLFSLKIIALIMMLALLMPKVTLPNLIQAPAEQGLIWAALPVVFTSFGFHGSIPSVVKYVGLDIRALKKVLLLGSALPLVIYCLWLGASQGTLGQATLLAHPGLNGLITDLSQQVHTSFMGSIISGFADLALATSFLGVALGLFDFIADMSKKSRPMTALLTFVPPLAFALFYPNGFITALGYAAIALVVLAIFLPVAMVWHQRRCQTDTHGQYRVWGGKPALTCAVLLGVIIIAAQLS, encoded by the coding sequence ATGCAAAATAATCGATTTTTCGGCAGCTTACTGATTATCTCCGGTACTACCATCGGGGCTGGTATGCTGGCGCTGCCATTGGCCTCAGCAGGCCTTGGTTTTCCACTGGCGGCTCTGCTCATGGTGATTATCTGGGCGCTAATGAGTTATACCGCATTGTTAATGTTGGAACTGCATCAACATGCTCCAGCTGACGCCACACTGCATACCTTAGCCAAACAACATCTGGGCCGGAGCGGACAACTGATCGCCGGCTGCGCCATGTTATTTCTGTTCTACGCCCTGTGCGCGGCCTATATTGCCGGGGGGGCAGAGCAATTATCCGCTAAATTCACCTTTTTCAGCGATACTGGCATACCCCATTGGTTCAGCGCCCTGCTATTAACCGCCATTGTCGCGGGCCTTATCACGCTGGGAACCCGTTCCGTAGATATGATTAACCGGGGGCTGTTCAGTCTGAAAATAATCGCGTTGATCATGATGTTGGCGCTCCTCATGCCTAAAGTCACCCTGCCAAATCTTATCCAAGCACCCGCAGAACAAGGGTTAATTTGGGCCGCCTTACCTGTAGTATTTACCTCTTTTGGCTTTCACGGCTCCATTCCATCAGTGGTGAAATATGTGGGTCTAGATATCCGGGCATTAAAAAAAGTGCTGTTACTTGGTTCTGCCCTGCCGCTAGTTATTTACTGCCTCTGGCTCGGTGCCAGTCAGGGGACATTAGGACAAGCCACCTTGCTGGCTCATCCTGGTCTTAATGGGTTGATCACTGATCTTAGCCAACAAGTACACACCTCTTTTATGGGGAGTATTATCAGTGGCTTTGCCGACTTAGCACTCGCCACATCCTTTCTGGGCGTGGCGCTGGGATTATTTGACTTTATTGCCGATATGAGCAAAAAAAGCCGCCCAATGACTGCACTGCTAACCTTTGTGCCACCACTAGCCTTTGCGCTGTTTTACCCCAATGGCTTTATTACCGCCTTAGGCTACGCCGCCATCGCCTTAGTGGTATTAGCCATATTTTTACCGGTTGCCATGGTATGGCATCAGCGACGCTGCCAGACTGACACTCACGGTCAATATCGCGTATGGGGGGGAAAGCCGGCGCTAACCTGTGCTGTCTTGCTGGGCGTGATTATCATAGCGGCGCAGCTGAGTTAG
- a CDS encoding sensor domain-containing diguanylate cyclase, which translates to MQPAPALIEDSLRLARLRSTRLLDTFGDERFDRITRLARHFFNVPICLVSLVDEDRQWFKSNTGLPDCQQTPRDISFCGHAIAGREVMVVPDAKKDPRFCDNPLVTGSPFVRFYAGYPLQSFDGFNLGTLCLIDHRPRKLSCQQQRYLTDFGRLIESEITSIHLATVDSLTGLYNRLGFTNLTEHLLPLCRRAGRSATLLYLDLDRFKIINDNFGHSAGDEALVSFAGLLSRAVRESDLVARLAGDEFVVLLTHETGAPAAQRVIARLQDLMTNFNATAGHRWQLACSIGEASFTPDSFSGLDSLLRRADEAMYRQKHHRMA; encoded by the coding sequence ATGCAGCCCGCCCCGGCATTAATTGAAGATTCTCTGCGTCTGGCCCGCTTACGCAGTACCCGATTACTGGATACTTTTGGCGATGAGCGTTTTGACCGTATCACCCGTTTGGCGCGGCATTTTTTTAATGTACCCATCTGTTTGGTGAGCCTAGTGGATGAAGATCGACAGTGGTTTAAATCCAATACGGGATTGCCGGACTGTCAGCAGACACCCCGAGATATTTCTTTTTGTGGCCATGCCATAGCTGGCCGAGAGGTCATGGTAGTGCCTGATGCGAAGAAAGATCCCCGTTTTTGCGATAACCCTTTGGTGACAGGTAGCCCTTTTGTGCGTTTTTATGCCGGCTATCCGTTGCAATCATTCGATGGGTTTAATTTAGGTACTCTGTGCCTGATCGACCATAGACCCAGAAAACTCTCCTGCCAACAGCAACGCTATCTGACTGATTTTGGCCGATTGATTGAATCGGAAATCACCAGTATTCATCTAGCGACCGTTGATAGTTTAACCGGGCTCTATAACCGATTGGGGTTTACCAATTTAACTGAGCACCTCTTGCCCTTATGCCGTCGGGCTGGTCGGTCGGCCACCTTGCTTTATCTGGATCTGGACCGTTTTAAAATCATCAATGACAATTTTGGCCATAGCGCTGGGGATGAGGCGTTAGTGAGCTTTGCTGGTCTGCTTAGCCGCGCGGTGCGAGAGTCTGATTTAGTGGCGCGTTTAGCCGGGGACGAATTTGTGGTGTTATTAACCCATGAAACCGGCGCGCCTGCTGCCCAGCGGGTTATTGCGCGTTTGCAAGACCTGATGACGAACTTTAATGCAACAGCCGGTCACCGTTGGCAATTAGCATGCAGTATTGGCGAGGCATCCTTTACCCCAGATAGTTTCAGCGGACTGGACAGTTTGTTGCGCCGAGCGGATGAAGCCATGTATCGGCAGAAACATCATCGCATGGCATAA
- a CDS encoding RidA family protein, with translation MTSGIIKNSRNTEQAPLNAAFTQTVAFSHYNNISAQLPVDATSGKLVEGGVKVQAAQCLANIQAIVESIGHGLHDVVRVNVYLQNITDLEAVNEVYASFFASYQPTRTVLAVAALPLTGALVQMDAVITNGEGSGTQAPCDLVKIVRNAAAVPASTLASHSVAFSHYNHISAQLPIDARTGNIVTGGAKEQATQCLKNIKAIMEGIDVPFDDIVKINIHLRDLADLDAVNQAYTTFFPDSGIARTVGYMPARAVVVASGLPMDALVQIDATVSHGDGTPPQAVEDRHGIVIKPNNTELAPRSPVSTQTVAFSHYNNISAQLPIDLQTGNIVAGGVHEQARQCLSHIKAIVESINHVMDDIVKINIQVSNVADLDAINDVYATFFSGDLPARTVIGVAAMPHGALVQMDAIVSNGEGTPPAVR, from the coding sequence ATGACCAGCGGTATCATTAAAAATTCAAGAAACACGGAGCAGGCACCGTTAAATGCAGCCTTCACCCAAACTGTCGCTTTCTCTCACTACAACAATATTTCGGCCCAGTTACCTGTTGATGCAACCAGCGGCAAATTAGTTGAAGGTGGCGTAAAGGTGCAAGCGGCTCAGTGTCTGGCCAATATCCAAGCGATTGTAGAAAGCATCGGTCACGGCCTGCACGATGTGGTACGGGTAAACGTTTATCTGCAAAATATCACTGATTTAGAAGCCGTTAACGAAGTTTATGCCAGCTTCTTTGCCAGCTATCAGCCTACCCGCACCGTTCTGGCGGTTGCTGCCCTACCACTGACTGGCGCGTTGGTACAAATGGATGCCGTTATCACCAATGGTGAAGGTTCAGGTACTCAGGCACCATGCGATCTGGTGAAAATTGTACGTAATGCCGCCGCAGTGCCTGCGAGCACACTGGCTAGCCACAGCGTTGCCTTCTCGCACTACAACCATATCTCAGCCCAGCTGCCGATTGATGCCAGAACCGGCAATATCGTCACCGGTGGCGCAAAAGAGCAAGCGACTCAGTGTCTGAAAAACATCAAAGCCATTATGGAAGGCATTGATGTGCCATTTGATGACATCGTTAAAATCAATATTCATCTGCGCGATCTGGCTGATCTGGATGCAGTTAACCAAGCCTATACCACTTTCTTCCCTGACAGCGGTATTGCAAGAACAGTTGGCTATATGCCGGCCCGTGCTGTCGTCGTGGCAAGTGGTCTGCCTATGGATGCACTGGTACAAATCGATGCGACCGTTTCCCACGGTGATGGCACACCACCACAAGCTGTTGAAGATCGCCACGGTATCGTGATCAAGCCAAACAACACTGAGCTGGCACCTCGCAGCCCAGTGTCAACTCAGACTGTTGCCTTCTCTCACTACAACAATATCTCTGCCCAACTGCCAATCGATCTGCAGACAGGTAATATCGTTGCAGGCGGTGTACATGAGCAGGCCAGACAGTGCTTAAGCCATATCAAAGCCATTGTTGAAAGCATCAACCATGTGATGGACGATATCGTTAAAATCAATATTCAGGTCAGCAATGTAGCCGATCTGGATGCCATCAATGATGTATATGCCACATTCTTCAGCGGTGATCTGCCAGCCAGAACCGTTATCGGTGTCGCAGCAATGCCCCATGGCGCACTGGTACAGATGGATGCCATCGTTTCTAACGGCGAAGGTACGCCTCCTGCGGTGAGATAA
- a CDS encoding phosphatidylinositol-specific phospholipase C — MILKKKVLNLLYGTIVSLTGAVTLPAMAALDGDMTPGYKVPYNHDSTAGYRNQDWMSALSDNVRLANISIPGTHNSLSRYGGTYAQTQSLSVADQLDMGVRYLDVRFKYRNGKLQAYHGFVPQYQTFEDFLQTVSNFLDAYPTETVLIRMQNEGGAAEYQHDFFRRFNAVLNQYRHNNTVPSGNNPTLGDVRGKFVFIRDFNVFGNHIGIERGALHIQDKYRVANPRALYSKWESVKAHFRTVSSGRISLNYLSGNGGAAPFFVASGKSGTSNNAWQMWTGVLTWNRNHMADFPRWHCWWQYCYVYYAGTNQLTSQWIAKGKLGGNLGVVVADFPGGELVDNIIRTNNRADILATNKGGDCDDCNDQVAKLSVKTWSGSKRGQVGDLYVYANPYSKKIEFFRLKTSWYWYYPTNARSNRYWEYLGMRTPGQAGNTGDIYRYNNANTGKVELFRLAGDYRAALPTAGTSNSDWESIALNRWKDGEAGDKKQGSLYLYQNRYTGDDELFMLRRDGNYGYFPTNKRSNNEWLYLGTLKVD, encoded by the coding sequence ATGATTTTAAAGAAAAAAGTTCTGAATTTATTATATGGTACTATCGTTTCCCTGACCGGCGCAGTGACGTTGCCGGCAATGGCTGCTTTGGATGGCGACATGACTCCCGGTTACAAGGTGCCATATAACCATGATTCCACCGCAGGTTACCGCAATCAGGATTGGATGTCGGCGCTTAGCGATAATGTTCGCTTGGCCAATATCTCCATTCCCGGTACCCATAATTCCCTATCCCGCTATGGTGGCACGTATGCCCAGACCCAGTCTTTGAGCGTTGCTGATCAATTGGATATGGGGGTTCGTTATTTAGACGTCAGGTTTAAGTACCGCAACGGAAAATTACAGGCTTACCATGGCTTTGTGCCTCAATATCAGACCTTTGAGGACTTCCTGCAAACAGTATCGAACTTCCTTGATGCCTACCCGACTGAAACGGTACTGATCCGCATGCAGAATGAAGGTGGCGCAGCAGAATATCAGCATGATTTTTTCCGCCGTTTCAATGCGGTACTGAATCAATATCGACACAATAATACCGTGCCTTCCGGTAATAACCCAACTTTGGGGGATGTGCGTGGCAAGTTTGTTTTTATTCGCGATTTTAATGTGTTTGGCAACCATATCGGCATTGAGCGTGGGGCGCTGCATATTCAGGATAAGTATCGGGTTGCTAATCCCAGAGCCTTGTATAGCAAGTGGGAAAGCGTTAAAGCACATTTTCGCACCGTGAGTAGTGGTCGCATTTCACTGAATTATCTGTCTGGCAATGGTGGTGCTGCGCCTTTTTTTGTTGCCAGTGGTAAATCTGGTACCAGCAATAATGCCTGGCAAATGTGGACAGGTGTATTGACTTGGAATCGTAACCATATGGCGGACTTTCCCCGTTGGCATTGCTGGTGGCAGTATTGTTATGTCTATTATGCTGGCACGAATCAGCTAACCAGCCAGTGGATAGCCAAAGGCAAATTGGGCGGTAACTTGGGGGTTGTCGTTGCGGATTTCCCCGGTGGTGAGCTAGTCGATAATATTATCCGTACCAATAATCGTGCCGATATTTTGGCCACAAATAAAGGTGGCGACTGTGACGACTGTAATGATCAAGTCGCCAAATTGTCGGTGAAAACATGGTCAGGTTCTAAGCGGGGACAGGTTGGTGATTTATATGTTTATGCCAATCCTTACAGCAAGAAAATTGAGTTCTTTCGCCTAAAAACGTCTTGGTATTGGTATTACCCAACGAATGCTCGCTCTAACCGTTACTGGGAGTATCTGGGAATGAGGACACCCGGGCAGGCCGGTAACACAGGTGATATTTATCGCTATAACAATGCCAATACCGGTAAAGTTGAGCTGTTCCGTCTGGCCGGAGATTATCGGGCGGCATTGCCTACAGCCGGTACCAGTAACAGTGATTGGGAAAGTATTGCCCTGAATCGTTGGAAAGACGGTGAGGCGGGTGACAAAAAGCAGGGAAGTCTGTACTTGTATCAGAATCGCTACACCGGAGATGATGAGCTCTTTATGCTTCGTCGGGACGGTAACTATGGTTATTTCCCCACCAACAAACGCAGTAATAACGAGTGGTTGTACTTGGGAACCCTTAAGGTGGATTAA
- a CDS encoding FAD binding domain-containing protein, with translation MVAVSYPTTLAQALDTLASGEHILFAGGTDLMVRCRVRPNVPAEFHHHVVFTDRVAELKQISPAMSADGNLVRIGAAVTMAEALRSPLVPNLLKQSLSGIAAPALRNRATLAGNICNASPAADTLPPLYLLDARVVLAKLGEQRTLPISEFILSPGKTALTQGEMLTHIELPQPSELPLCHYHKVGTRAANALTKVAFAGLARIEAGIVTDWRVAFGAVAPTVVRDRALEALVIGQPVSQLSHPETGLCQELLHAYGQVVRPIDDQRSTAQYRHTTALNLLQRFNRLLVS, from the coding sequence ATGGTAGCTGTATCCTATCCTACCACGCTGGCACAGGCGCTTGATACTTTGGCCAGCGGTGAGCATATATTGTTTGCCGGCGGCACAGATCTGATGGTGCGTTGCCGGGTGCGTCCCAATGTGCCTGCCGAGTTTCACCACCATGTGGTGTTTACTGATCGTGTCGCGGAATTAAAGCAGATCTCACCCGCTATGTCGGCTGATGGTAACCTTGTCCGTATTGGGGCAGCGGTGACTATGGCTGAGGCGCTGCGCAGTCCACTGGTGCCCAATTTGCTAAAGCAGAGTTTAAGTGGCATTGCTGCGCCAGCGCTACGTAATCGCGCCACCTTGGCAGGGAATATTTGTAATGCCTCGCCTGCTGCGGATACCTTGCCGCCGTTATACCTGCTTGATGCCCGTGTGGTGCTGGCAAAACTTGGCGAGCAGCGCACGCTGCCCATCAGTGAGTTTATTCTTTCCCCCGGCAAGACGGCGCTGACACAAGGGGAAATGCTGACTCATATCGAACTGCCGCAACCATCTGAGTTGCCTTTGTGCCATTACCATAAGGTGGGTACGCGGGCGGCCAATGCCTTGACCAAAGTTGCATTTGCCGGGCTGGCTCGAATTGAAGCGGGGATTGTAACTGACTGGCGCGTGGCGTTTGGTGCTGTGGCACCCACTGTGGTGCGGGATAGGGCGCTCGAGGCATTGGTTATTGGGCAGCCTGTTTCGCAGTTGAGTCATCCAGAAACGGGATTATGCCAGGAGTTGCTGCACGCCTATGGGCAGGTGGTCCGGCCGATTGATGATCAACGCTCAACGGCGCAATACCGTCATACCACAGCATTGAACCTGTTGCAGCGTTTTAACCGTTTGCTGGTCAGTTAA